Proteins from a single region of Streptomyces sp. TN58:
- the topA gene encoding type I DNA topoisomerase — MSPTSETAKGGRRLVIVESPAKAKTIKGYLGPGYVVEASVGHIRDLPNGAAEVPDKYTGEVRRLGVDVEHDFQPIYVVNADKKAQVRKLKELLAESDELFLATDEDREGEAIAWHLQEVLKPKVPVHRMVFHEITKDAIRDAVANPRELNQRMVDAQETRRILDRLYGYEVSPVLWKKVMPRLSAGRVQSVATRLVVERERERIAFRSAEYWDLTGTFSTGRAGDPSDPSSLVARLNTVDGKRVAQGRDFGANGQLKSEVLHLDEAGARALAAALEGASFAVRSVESKPYRRSPYAPFRTTTLQQEASRKLGFGAKATMQVAQKLYENGFITYMRTDSTTLSDTAVSAARAQVTQLYGADYLPEKPRVYAGKVKNAQEAHEAIRPSGDRFRTPAETGLTGDQFRLYELIWKRTVASQMKDATGNSVTVKIGGRASDGRDAEFSASGKTITFHGFMKAYVEGADDPNAELDDRERRLPQVAEGDALAAEEITADGHATKPPARYTEASLVKELEEREIGRPSTYASIIGTILDRGYVFKKGTALVPSFLSFAVVNLLEKHFGRLVDYDFTAKMEDDLDRIARGEAQSVPWLKRFYFGSEDATEVVPADGDHLGGLKELVTDLGAIDAREISSFPVGEGIVLRVGRYGPYVERGEKDAEGHQRADVPDDMAPDELTVAYAEELFAKPSGEFQLGKDPVSGNEIVAKDGRYGPYVTEILPEGTPKTGKNAVKARTASLFKTMSLDTVTLDDALKLMSLPRVVGADAEGVEITAQNGRYGPYLKKGTDSRSLETEDQLFTITLDEALAIYAQPKQRGRAAAKPPLKELGTDPVSEKPVVVKDGRFGPYVTDGETNATLRRDDDVETITPERGYELLAEKRAKGPAKKTAKKAAKKAPAKKATATKTAAAKKTAAKKTTTAKKTVAKKTAAKKTAAKKTAAAPAADE; from the coding sequence TTGTCCCCGACTAGCGAGACCGCAAAGGGCGGCCGCCGACTCGTCATCGTCGAGTCCCCTGCCAAGGCGAAGACGATCAAGGGCTACCTCGGCCCGGGATACGTCGTCGAGGCGAGCGTCGGGCACATCCGCGACCTCCCGAACGGCGCGGCCGAGGTTCCCGACAAGTACACCGGCGAGGTCCGCCGCCTCGGCGTGGACGTCGAGCACGACTTCCAGCCGATCTACGTCGTCAACGCCGACAAGAAGGCCCAGGTCCGCAAGCTCAAGGAGCTGCTGGCCGAGTCCGACGAACTCTTCCTCGCCACCGATGAGGACCGCGAGGGCGAAGCCATCGCGTGGCACCTGCAGGAAGTCCTCAAGCCCAAGGTCCCCGTCCACCGGATGGTCTTCCACGAGATCACCAAGGACGCGATCCGCGACGCCGTCGCCAACCCGCGCGAGCTGAACCAGCGCATGGTCGACGCCCAGGAGACCCGCCGCATCCTCGACCGCCTCTACGGCTACGAGGTCTCGCCGGTCCTGTGGAAGAAGGTCATGCCGCGCCTGTCGGCCGGCCGCGTCCAGTCCGTCGCCACCCGCCTCGTCGTCGAGCGGGAGCGCGAGCGCATCGCCTTCCGCTCCGCCGAGTACTGGGACCTGACCGGAACCTTCTCCACCGGCCGCGCCGGGGACCCGTCCGACCCGTCGTCGCTGGTCGCCCGCCTGAACACGGTGGACGGCAAGCGCGTGGCGCAGGGCCGTGACTTCGGTGCGAACGGGCAGCTCAAGAGCGAGGTGCTGCACCTCGACGAGGCGGGCGCCCGGGCGCTCGCCGCCGCGCTGGAAGGCGCCTCGTTCGCCGTCCGGTCCGTCGAGTCCAAGCCGTACCGCCGGTCCCCGTACGCCCCGTTCCGTACGACGACGCTCCAGCAGGAGGCCTCGCGCAAGCTGGGCTTCGGTGCGAAGGCGACCATGCAGGTGGCGCAGAAGCTGTACGAGAACGGCTTCATCACCTACATGCGTACGGACTCCACCACGCTGTCCGACACCGCGGTGTCGGCGGCCCGTGCGCAGGTCACCCAGCTCTACGGGGCCGACTACCTGCCGGAGAAGCCGCGCGTCTACGCGGGCAAGGTCAAGAACGCGCAGGAGGCGCACGAGGCGATCCGCCCTTCGGGTGATCGTTTCCGCACCCCGGCCGAGACCGGCCTGACCGGCGACCAGTTCCGCCTGTACGAGCTGATCTGGAAGCGCACCGTCGCCTCCCAGATGAAGGACGCGACCGGCAACAGCGTCACCGTGAAGATCGGCGGGCGGGCCTCGGACGGCCGCGACGCCGAGTTCAGCGCGTCCGGCAAGACGATCACCTTCCACGGCTTCATGAAGGCGTACGTCGAGGGCGCGGACGACCCGAACGCCGAGCTCGACGACCGCGAGCGGCGCCTGCCGCAGGTCGCGGAGGGCGACGCGCTCGCCGCCGAGGAGATCACGGCGGACGGCCACGCGACCAAGCCGCCGGCCCGCTACACCGAGGCCTCGCTCGTCAAGGAGCTCGAAGAGCGCGAGATCGGCCGGCCGTCGACGTACGCGTCGATCATCGGCACGATCCTCGACCGCGGCTACGTCTTCAAGAAGGGCACGGCCCTGGTGCCGTCCTTCCTGTCGTTCGCCGTGGTCAACCTGCTGGAGAAGCACTTCGGCCGGCTCGTCGACTACGACTTCACCGCGAAGATGGAGGACGACCTCGACCGCATCGCGCGGGGCGAGGCCCAGTCCGTGCCGTGGCTGAAGCGCTTCTACTTCGGCTCCGAGGACGCCACCGAGGTCGTACCGGCCGACGGCGACCACCTGGGCGGGCTGAAGGAGCTGGTCACGGACCTGGGCGCGATCGACGCCCGGGAGATCTCCTCCTTCCCGGTCGGCGAGGGCATCGTGCTGCGCGTCGGCCGCTACGGGCCGTATGTGGAGCGCGGTGAGAAGGACGCGGAGGGCCACCAGCGCGCCGACGTCCCCGACGACATGGCCCCGGACGAGCTGACGGTCGCGTACGCGGAGGAGCTGTTCGCGAAGCCGAGCGGCGAGTTCCAGCTCGGCAAGGACCCCGTCAGCGGCAACGAGATCGTCGCCAAGGACGGCCGCTACGGGCCGTACGTGACGGAGATCCTGCCCGAGGGCACGCCGAAGACCGGCAAGAACGCCGTCAAGGCGCGGACGGCCTCGCTCTTCAAGACGATGAGCCTGGACACCGTCACCCTCGACGACGCGCTGAAGCTGATGTCGCTGCCGCGGGTCGTCGGCGCCGACGCCGAGGGCGTGGAGATCACCGCGCAGAACGGCCGCTACGGCCCGTACCTGAAGAAGGGCACGGACTCGCGGTCGCTGGAGACCGAGGACCAGCTCTTCACGATCACGCTGGACGAGGCCCTCGCCATCTACGCGCAGCCCAAGCAGCGCGGGCGGGCCGCGGCCAAGCCGCCGCTGAAGGAGCTGGGCACGGACCCGGTCAGCGAGAAGCCGGTGGTGGTCAAGGACGGCCGCTTCGGACCGTATGTGACGGACGGCGAGACGAACGCGACGCTGCGGCGGGACGACGACGTCGAGACGATCACGCCGGAGCGGGGCTACGAGCTGCTCGCGGAGAAGCGGGCGAAGGGCCCGGCCAAGAAGACGGCGAAGAAGGCCGCCAAGAAGGCCCCGGCGAAGAAGGCGACCGCGACGAAGACCGCGGCCGCGAAGAAGACGGCGGCCAAGAAGACGACGACCGCGAAGAAGACGGTCGCCAAGAAGACGGCGGCGAAGAAGACGGCGGCGAAGAAGACGGCCGCGGCCCCGGCCGCTGACGAGTAG
- a CDS encoding DUF7059 domain-containing protein, with translation MSTTSLPTPDHAAELRGAMLAAGFTADGLLDLLGAPAYAALARSETVPALRATRGGGDGPLATLVRLFLLQQPVPYAHAASAMPVEAALADGWLRRAAGGDGGDTVHATVDVRPYGGPDGEDWFIVSDLGCAVGGAGGIGSREEGVVLGVGGASTTLAGITVRTPVGSALDLGTGSGIQALHATRHATRVTATDVNPRALGFTRLTLALSGAPEAELLTGSLFEPVGEATYDLIVSNPPFVISPGARLTYRDGGMGGDDLCRTLVQQAGARLNPGGYAQFLGNWQHVEGEDWHDRLRSWVPRGCDAWIVQRDVQDVTQYAELWLRDAGDHRTDPAEYARRYEDWLDEFEARKTKSVGFGWITLRRTDAAEPSIVVEEWPHTVEQPLGDAVLAHFARQDYLREHDDAALLEAHFTLVEEVVQEQVGPPGAEDPEHVVLRQNRGMRRATKVDTVGAGFAGVCDGSLSAGRILDAIAQLMQEDPVMLRDRTPEAIRLLVEQGFLEPVERPGR, from the coding sequence GTGAGTACCACCAGCCTCCCCACCCCCGACCACGCCGCCGAGCTCCGCGGTGCGATGCTGGCCGCCGGCTTCACCGCCGACGGGCTGCTCGACCTGCTCGGCGCCCCCGCCTACGCCGCGCTGGCCCGCAGTGAGACCGTGCCCGCCCTGCGCGCCACCCGGGGCGGCGGCGACGGCCCGCTCGCGACCCTGGTCCGGCTGTTCCTGCTCCAGCAGCCCGTGCCGTACGCGCACGCCGCGTCGGCCATGCCGGTCGAGGCCGCCCTGGCCGACGGCTGGCTGCGGCGCGCGGCCGGCGGCGACGGCGGGGACACCGTGCACGCCACCGTCGACGTCCGCCCGTACGGCGGTCCGGACGGCGAGGACTGGTTCATCGTCTCGGACCTCGGCTGCGCCGTGGGCGGGGCCGGCGGGATCGGCAGCCGGGAGGAGGGAGTCGTCCTCGGCGTCGGCGGCGCCTCCACCACCCTGGCCGGGATCACCGTACGCACCCCGGTCGGCTCCGCCCTCGACCTCGGCACCGGATCGGGCATCCAGGCGCTGCACGCCACCCGGCACGCGACGAGGGTCACCGCCACCGACGTCAACCCGAGGGCTCTCGGATTCACCCGTCTGACGCTCGCGCTCTCCGGCGCGCCCGAGGCCGAGCTGCTCACCGGCTCGCTCTTCGAGCCGGTCGGGGAGGCCACGTACGACCTGATCGTGTCGAACCCGCCGTTCGTGATCTCCCCCGGCGCCCGGCTGACGTACCGCGACGGCGGGATGGGCGGCGACGACCTGTGCCGGACCCTGGTCCAGCAGGCGGGCGCGCGACTCAACCCCGGCGGGTACGCGCAGTTCCTCGGCAACTGGCAGCACGTGGAGGGCGAGGACTGGCACGACCGGCTCCGCTCCTGGGTGCCGCGCGGCTGCGACGCGTGGATCGTGCAGCGTGACGTGCAGGACGTGACGCAGTACGCGGAGCTGTGGCTGCGCGACGCGGGGGACCACCGCACCGACCCCGCCGAGTACGCGCGGCGGTACGAGGACTGGCTGGACGAGTTCGAGGCCCGCAAGACGAAGTCCGTCGGCTTCGGATGGATCACCTTGCGCCGGACGGACGCGGCCGAGCCCTCGATCGTGGTCGAGGAGTGGCCGCACACGGTGGAGCAGCCGCTCGGCGATGCCGTCCTCGCCCACTTCGCCCGCCAGGACTACCTGCGCGAACACGACGACGCCGCCCTGCTGGAGGCCCACTTCACGCTGGTGGAGGAAGTCGTCCAGGAGCAGGTCGGCCCGCCCGGCGCGGAGGACCCGGAACACGTCGTGCTCCGGCAGAACCGCGGAATGCGGCGCGCCACCAAGGTCGACACGGTCGGTGCGGGCTTCGCGGGGGTGTGTGACGGCTCACTGAGCGCCGGGCGGATCCTGGACGCGATCGCGCAGCTGATGCAGGAGGACCCCGTGATGCTGCGGGACCGGACCCCGGAGGCCATCCGGCTGCTGGTCGAGCAGGGTTTCCTGGAGCCGGTGGAGCGTCCCGGGCGGTAG
- a CDS encoding sodium-translocating pyrophosphatase, with the protein MTGLFTPLAPDGTADLASAVLTDDNRLIVMVIAAVALAALVVAQFLVRQVLAADEGTDSMKKIAAAVQEGANAYLGRQLRTLGIFAVVVFFLLFLLPADDWNQRAGRSAFFLVGAIFSAATGYIGMRLAVRANVRVAAAARQATPAEGEPAKDLTEVSHQAMKIAFRTGGVVGMFTVGLGLLGASCVVLVYAADAPKVLEGFGLGAALIAMFMRVGGGIFTKAADVGADLVGKVEQGIPEDDPRNAATIADNVGDNVGDCAGMAADLFESYAVTLVAALILGKAAFGDLGLAFPLIVPAIGVITAMIGIFAVSPRRSDRSGMTAINRGFFISAVISLVLVAIAVYAYLPATYQELVGVENAAITNHSGDPRVLAVVAVAIGIVLAALIQQLTGYFTETNRRPVRDIGKSSLTGAATVVLAGISVGLESAVYTALLIGLGVYGAFLLGGTSILLALFAVALAGTGLLTTVGVIVAMDTFGPVSDNAQGIAEMSGDVEGAGAQVLTDLDAVGNTTKAITKGIAIATAVLAAAALFGSYNDAIATAVKEVGAKAGEMNLSLDIAQPNNLVGLILGAAVVFLFSGLAINAVSRSAGSVVYEVRRQFREHPGIMDYSEKPEYGRVVDICTKDALRELATPGLLAVLTPIAVGFSLGVGALGAFLAGAIGTGTLMAVFLANSGGAWDNAKKLVEDGHHGGKGSEAHEAVVIGDTVGDPFKDTAGPAINPLLKVMNLVALLIAPAVVQFSYGSDTSPTVRAIVAVLAIGVIIGAVYVSKRRGIAVGDESDGTAERVAQSADPATVS; encoded by the coding sequence ATGACGGGGCTCTTCACCCCACTCGCGCCGGATGGCACCGCTGATCTGGCTTCCGCAGTACTCACCGATGACAATCGGCTCATCGTGATGGTCATTGCGGCCGTGGCACTCGCCGCACTCGTCGTCGCGCAGTTCCTGGTCCGCCAGGTCCTCGCCGCCGACGAGGGAACCGACAGCATGAAGAAGATCGCCGCCGCCGTGCAGGAAGGCGCCAACGCCTACCTCGGCCGGCAGCTGCGCACCCTCGGCATCTTCGCCGTCGTGGTGTTCTTCCTGCTCTTCCTGCTTCCCGCCGACGACTGGAACCAGCGGGCGGGACGCTCCGCCTTCTTCCTCGTCGGCGCCATCTTCTCGGCGGCCACCGGCTACATCGGCATGCGCCTGGCGGTCCGCGCCAACGTGCGCGTCGCGGCCGCCGCCCGCCAGGCCACCCCGGCCGAGGGGGAGCCCGCCAAGGACCTGACCGAGGTCTCCCACCAGGCGATGAAGATCGCCTTCCGTACGGGTGGCGTGGTCGGCATGTTCACCGTCGGCCTCGGCCTCCTCGGCGCCTCCTGCGTCGTCCTGGTCTACGCCGCCGACGCCCCCAAGGTCCTGGAGGGCTTCGGCCTCGGCGCCGCTCTGATCGCGATGTTCATGCGCGTGGGCGGCGGAATCTTCACCAAGGCCGCCGACGTCGGCGCCGACCTGGTCGGCAAGGTCGAACAGGGCATTCCGGAGGACGACCCGCGCAATGCCGCGACCATCGCCGACAACGTGGGCGACAACGTCGGAGACTGCGCCGGAATGGCCGCCGACCTCTTCGAGTCCTACGCCGTCACCCTCGTGGCCGCGCTCATCCTCGGCAAGGCCGCCTTCGGCGACCTGGGCCTCGCCTTCCCGCTGATCGTCCCCGCCATCGGCGTCATCACCGCGATGATCGGCATCTTCGCCGTCTCCCCGCGGCGCAGCGACCGCAGCGGCATGACCGCCATCAACCGCGGCTTCTTCATCTCGGCCGTGATCTCCCTGGTGCTGGTCGCGATCGCCGTCTACGCCTACCTCCCGGCCACCTACCAGGAGCTCGTCGGCGTCGAGAACGCGGCCATCACCAACCACTCCGGCGACCCGCGCGTCCTGGCCGTCGTAGCCGTCGCCATCGGCATCGTGCTGGCGGCCCTGATCCAGCAGCTCACCGGCTACTTCACCGAGACCAACCGCCGTCCCGTCCGGGACATCGGCAAGTCCTCCCTGACCGGCGCGGCCACCGTCGTCCTCGCCGGCATCTCCGTCGGCCTGGAGTCCGCCGTCTACACGGCGCTGCTCATCGGCCTCGGCGTCTACGGGGCGTTCCTGCTCGGCGGCACGTCCATCCTGCTGGCCCTCTTCGCGGTGGCGCTGGCCGGCACCGGTCTGCTCACCACCGTCGGCGTCATCGTCGCCATGGACACCTTCGGACCCGTCTCCGACAACGCCCAGGGCATCGCCGAGATGTCCGGCGACGTCGAGGGAGCGGGTGCCCAGGTCCTGACCGACCTGGACGCCGTGGGCAACACCACCAAGGCCATCACCAAGGGCATCGCCATCGCCACGGCCGTGCTCGCCGCCGCCGCGCTCTTCGGCTCGTACAACGACGCGATCGCCACCGCGGTGAAGGAAGTCGGGGCCAAGGCCGGGGAGATGAACCTCAGCCTGGACATCGCACAGCCCAACAACCTCGTCGGGCTGATCCTCGGCGCGGCCGTGGTCTTCCTGTTCTCCGGCCTCGCCATCAACGCCGTGTCCCGCTCCGCGGGCTCGGTGGTCTACGAGGTGCGCCGCCAGTTCCGCGAGCACCCCGGGATCATGGACTACAGCGAGAAGCCCGAGTACGGGCGCGTCGTCGACATCTGCACCAAGGACGCGCTGCGCGAGCTCGCCACGCCCGGCCTGCTCGCCGTCCTGACGCCGATCGCGGTGGGCTTCAGCCTCGGCGTTGGCGCGCTCGGTGCGTTCCTCGCCGGCGCCATCGGCACGGGCACGCTGATGGCGGTCTTCCTCGCGAACTCCGGCGGCGCGTGGGACAACGCCAAGAAGCTGGTCGAGGACGGCCACCACGGCGGCAAGGGCAGCGAGGCCCACGAGGCGGTCGTCATCGGCGACACGGTCGGCGACCCGTTCAAGGACACCGCCGGTCCCGCGATCAACCCGCTGCTCAAGGTCATGAACCTGGTGGCGCTGCTGATCGCACCCGCCGTCGTGCAGTTCAGCTACGGCTCGGACACCAGCCCGACCGTACGGGCGATCGTCGCGGTCCTCGCGATCGGCGTCATCATCGGCGCCGTGTACGTCTCCAAGCGCCGCGGCATCGCCGTCGGCGACGAGAGCGACGGGACGGCCGAGCGGGTGGCCCAGTCAGCGGATCCGGCGACGGTCTCCTGA
- a CDS encoding ATP-binding protein, producing MATVELRFSAQPEHVRTARLVAAAVARRAGVEEAVLDEVRLAVGEACSRAVGLHRTNGLTAPVRVVLTEEDKTFSIEVGDEVPGPGGSPAETVSGIAAVQDSDGDTEDEMGLAVISGLVDDVEVTSGESGGSIRMSWPVSTSPDLP from the coding sequence ATGGCCACCGTTGAACTGCGCTTCAGCGCCCAGCCCGAACACGTCCGGACGGCCCGCCTGGTCGCGGCCGCCGTGGCGCGCCGGGCCGGGGTGGAGGAGGCCGTCCTCGACGAGGTCCGCCTCGCCGTGGGTGAGGCCTGCTCGCGTGCCGTCGGACTCCACCGGACCAACGGGCTGACCGCGCCCGTCCGGGTGGTGCTCACCGAAGAGGACAAGACCTTCTCCATCGAGGTCGGCGACGAGGTGCCCGGCCCGGGCGGCAGCCCGGCCGAGACCGTGTCCGGCATCGCCGCGGTCCAGGACTCCGACGGGGACACCGAGGACGAGATGGGTCTCGCGGTGATCAGCGGTCTCGTCGACGACGTCGAGGTGACCAGTGGTGAATCGGGCGGGAGCATCCGGATGAGCTGGCCCGTATCAACATCCCCAGACCTTCCCTGA
- the bldG gene encoding anti-sigma factor antagonist BldG, whose translation MDLSLSTRTVGDRTVVEVGGEIDVYTAPKLREQLVELVNDGSYHLVVDMERVDFLDSTGLGVLVGGLKRVRAHEGSLRLVCNQERILKIFRITGLTKVFPIHTTVDDAVNATD comes from the coding sequence GTGGACCTGTCCCTGTCGACTCGCACTGTCGGCGACCGTACGGTCGTGGAGGTCGGTGGCGAGATTGATGTGTATACCGCGCCCAAGCTGCGCGAGCAGTTGGTCGAGTTGGTGAACGACGGCAGCTACCACCTGGTCGTCGACATGGAGCGAGTGGACTTCCTCGACTCCACCGGACTCGGCGTGCTCGTGGGAGGCCTCAAGCGCGTCCGCGCGCACGAGGGTTCGCTCCGCCTGGTCTGCAACCAGGAGCGCATTCTGAAGATCTTCCGTATCACCGGTCTGACCAAGGTCTTCCCGATCCACACCACGGTGGACGACGCCGTCAACGCCACCGACTGA
- a CDS encoding DEAD/DEAH box helicase — protein sequence MAFNHLPAGAHDAFRPLSRTPVTHSVPMANTHGPGRPTADADSRPTPGTVLDRLSRGPFRSARITHTEHLPPREGRHAVWPDRIRTDVVAAIESAGIGHPWEHQAAAAEHALDGESVVVATGTASGKSLAYLAPVLSALVDGAQAPNGRGATTLYLAPTKALAADQRRAVRDLAAPLGNAVRPAVYDGDTPFEEREWVRQYANHVLTNPDMLHRGILPAHPRWSSFLRALRYVVVDECHTYRGVFGSHVAQVLRRLRRLCARYGSRPVFLLASATAGDPAAAASRLTGVPVIEITDDASPRGEVVFALWEPPLLTELRGERGAPVRRTATAETADLLTDLVVQGVRTVAFVRSRRGAELISVITQERLAEVDRTLPRRVAAYRGGYLPEERRALERALHSGELLGLAATTALELGVDVSGLDAVLITGYPGTRASLWQQAGRAGRSGQGALAVLVARDDPLDTYLVHHPEALFRQPVEATVLDPDNPYVLAPHLCAAAEELPLTEADVDLFGPTTKELLPQLEAAKLLRRRASGWHWTRRERASDLTDIRGGGGRPVQIVEASTGRLLGTVDESAAHTTVHEGAVHLHQGRTYLVRQLDLEGSAALVEAADPPFSTTARDTTSISILETETEIPWGSARLCFGSVEVTNQVVSYLRRKLITGEVLGEAKLDLPPRTLRTRAVWWTVTEDQLDEARISPEILGGALHAAEHASIGMLPLFATCDRWDIGGVSVPLHPDTLLPTVFVYDGHPGGAGFAERAFHTARAWLSATRDAIAACECEAGCPSCIQSPKCGNGNDPLHKRGAMRLLTRLLSESP from the coding sequence ATGGCATTCAATCACTTACCGGCAGGCGCGCACGACGCCTTCCGACCATTGTCCCGCACGCCGGTGACACACTCGGTTCCGATGGCCAACACTCACGGTCCCGGACGGCCCACGGCAGACGCGGACTCCCGACCCACCCCCGGCACGGTCCTGGACCGCCTGTCACGGGGGCCTTTCCGCTCTGCGCGCATCACCCATACGGAGCACTTGCCCCCTCGGGAGGGGCGTCATGCAGTCTGGCCCGACCGCATCCGAACGGATGTCGTAGCCGCCATCGAGTCGGCCGGGATCGGCCATCCGTGGGAACACCAGGCCGCGGCCGCCGAACACGCCCTGGACGGCGAATCCGTCGTCGTGGCCACCGGGACCGCCTCGGGCAAGTCCCTGGCCTATCTCGCACCGGTGCTCTCGGCCCTCGTGGACGGCGCGCAGGCACCCAACGGCAGGGGCGCCACCACCCTGTACCTGGCCCCCACCAAGGCCCTGGCGGCCGACCAGCGGCGCGCCGTACGGGACCTGGCCGCTCCCCTGGGCAACGCCGTCCGCCCCGCGGTCTACGACGGGGACACGCCCTTCGAGGAGCGCGAATGGGTGCGCCAGTACGCCAACCACGTCCTGACCAACCCCGACATGCTGCACCGGGGGATCCTGCCCGCCCACCCCCGCTGGTCCTCCTTCCTGCGCGCCCTGCGCTACGTGGTGGTCGACGAGTGCCACACCTACCGCGGGGTCTTCGGCTCCCACGTGGCGCAGGTCCTACGACGGCTGCGGCGGCTCTGCGCCCGCTACGGCTCCCGGCCGGTCTTCCTGCTGGCCTCCGCCACCGCCGGCGACCCGGCGGCCGCCGCCTCCCGGCTGACCGGTGTTCCGGTGATCGAGATCACCGACGACGCCTCACCGCGCGGCGAGGTGGTGTTCGCCCTCTGGGAGCCGCCGCTGCTCACCGAGCTGCGCGGCGAAAGGGGCGCTCCCGTGCGCCGCACGGCCACCGCGGAGACCGCCGACCTGCTGACCGACCTGGTGGTCCAGGGCGTGCGTACGGTCGCCTTCGTGCGCTCCCGGCGCGGCGCGGAGCTGATCTCCGTGATCACGCAGGAGCGCCTGGCGGAAGTGGACCGGACCCTGCCGCGGCGGGTCGCGGCCTACCGGGGCGGATACCTGCCCGAGGAGCGGCGGGCCCTGGAGCGGGCCCTGCATTCCGGCGAACTGCTGGGGCTGGCCGCCACGACGGCCCTGGAGCTGGGCGTGGACGTCTCCGGCCTCGACGCCGTACTGATCACCGGCTACCCGGGCACCCGGGCCTCCCTGTGGCAGCAGGCGGGACGGGCCGGACGATCGGGCCAGGGCGCCCTGGCCGTGCTGGTCGCCCGCGACGACCCGCTCGACACCTACCTCGTCCACCATCCGGAGGCGCTGTTCCGCCAACCGGTGGAGGCCACCGTCCTGGACCCCGACAACCCCTACGTCCTCGCGCCGCACCTGTGCGCCGCGGCGGAGGAGCTTCCGCTGACGGAGGCGGACGTGGACCTCTTCGGCCCGACCACCAAGGAACTCCTCCCCCAGCTCGAAGCGGCGAAGCTGCTGCGCCGCCGGGCGTCGGGCTGGCACTGGACCCGCCGGGAGCGGGCCTCGGACCTGACCGACATCCGGGGCGGCGGCGGCCGCCCGGTGCAGATCGTGGAGGCCTCCACCGGCCGGCTGCTGGGCACGGTCGACGAGTCGGCGGCCCACACCACCGTCCACGAGGGGGCCGTCCACCTCCACCAGGGCCGCACGTATCTCGTGCGGCAGCTGGACCTGGAGGGCTCGGCGGCCCTCGTGGAGGCGGCGGACCCGCCCTTCTCCACCACCGCCCGCGACACCACCTCGATCTCCATCCTGGAGACCGAGACCGAGATCCCCTGGGGCTCGGCCCGGCTCTGCTTCGGCTCCGTGGAGGTGACCAACCAGGTCGTCTCCTACCTGCGCCGCAAACTGATCACCGGCGAGGTCCTCGGCGAGGCCAAGCTGGACCTGCCGCCGCGCACCCTGCGCACCAGGGCCGTCTGGTGGACGGTGACCGAGGACCAGCTCGACGAGGCCCGGATCAGCCCGGAAATCCTCGGCGGCGCCCTGCACGCCGCGGAACACGCCTCCATCGGCATGCTGCCGCTGTTCGCCACCTGCGACCGCTGGGACATCGGCGGCGTTTCCGTGCCGCTGCATCCCGACACCCTCCTCCCCACGGTCTTCGTCTACGACGGCCACCCCGGCGGCGCCGGCTTCGCCGAGCGGGCCTTCCACACGGCCCGCGCCTGGCTGTCGGCCACCCGCGACGCCATCGCCGCCTGCGAGTGCGAGGCCGGCTGCCCCTCCTGCATCCAGTCCCCCAAGTGCGGCAACGGCAACGACCCCCTCCACAAGCGCGGCGCCATGCGCCTGCTCACCCGCCTCCTCTCCGAAAGCCCCTAG
- a CDS encoding Rv3654c family TadE-like protein — translation MSRDRGSATVWAALTATVLGAVFAGVLLLGQAVVARHRAAAAADLAALAAAATWAHGPDDACAAAHRVARAQGAEVSGCRLGGEVAEVEARVAAGSFTPRIRARAGPPREPPGPVRDRP, via the coding sequence GTGAGCCGGGACCGGGGCTCGGCCACGGTCTGGGCGGCACTCACCGCGACGGTGCTGGGGGCGGTGTTCGCCGGGGTGCTGCTGCTCGGCCAGGCCGTGGTGGCCCGCCACCGGGCGGCGGCGGCCGCGGACCTGGCGGCGCTCGCGGCGGCGGCCACCTGGGCGCACGGCCCGGACGACGCCTGCGCGGCGGCGCACCGGGTCGCCCGGGCGCAGGGGGCGGAGGTCTCGGGCTGCCGCCTCGGGGGCGAGGTCGCCGAGGTGGAGGCCCGGGTAGCGGCGGGCTCCTTCACGCCCCGGATACGGGCCCGAGCGGGCCCGCCCCGGGAACCGCCAGGCCCCGTCCGGGACAGGCCGTGA
- a CDS encoding TadE family type IV pilus minor pilin — MCRSDGKSGPGRGMRDRGYVTAEAALVIPALVLFAAMLVWALMAAAGQIRCVDAARAGARAASRSEPVEVAVAAAREAAPPHAQVDLERVGDLWRVRVEAPVPGPAGIPLRLGAQAVALAEDSVGPPP; from the coding sequence ATGTGCCGTTCTGACGGGAAGTCCGGACCAGGCCGCGGAATGCGGGACCGCGGATATGTGACCGCGGAGGCCGCCCTGGTGATTCCGGCCCTGGTGCTCTTCGCGGCCATGCTGGTGTGGGCCCTGATGGCGGCCGCCGGACAGATCCGGTGCGTGGACGCGGCCCGGGCCGGTGCCCGGGCGGCGTCCAGGTCCGAGCCCGTGGAGGTGGCGGTGGCGGCGGCACGCGAGGCCGCGCCGCCGCACGCACAGGTGGATCTGGAGCGGGTCGGCGACCTCTGGCGGGTCCGGGTGGAGGCTCCCGTTCCGGGGCCGGCGGGGATCCCGCTGCGGCTGGGCGCACAGGCGGTGGCCCTCGCCGAGGACAGCGTGGGGCCGCCGCCGTGA